In a genomic window of Sutcliffiella sp. FSL R7-0096:
- a CDS encoding YhgE/Pip domain-containing protein: MKSVMYEWKQLLTNKKILIPVIAVLLIPLLYSGMFLWAFWDPYEKLDELPVAVVNMDEGANYEGEPLTIGKDLLDNLKKNDGFKWEFVSKEQAYQGLDKQHYYMVIEIPQDFSNRATTLLDENPSALEMKFVPNESYNFLSAQIGSTAVEKIKEEVAKELTSTYAEAMFDNLEKMADGYKQAAEGTSELNNGVHELQDGSVALKKGLEQAAEKSIVFQNGVGKVYGGVKDVHRGNQELSKGLGQLLEGQNKLSSASEQLQAGAGSLNDGLAKSNDGMAQLQQAQQELTNGAGSLADGAAKLNAGTSKLEEGASIAHEKAEQLNQGMIQLKKSLEPMIEQASEEQKAQINASFEQLINGSDEFSKGLMALEQGALELNAGTSSLEQNGRKLAEGNKNFQSGMAELANGTKQLSEGSSELLKGQMEFNQGLTQFGEKLGDANEGSKKLAEGSGQLLAGMEQLDGGSKQFQQGTKELAEGSNKISSGLSEVGKGTEELEGKLKDASEKTGSIKGTDKTYNMISEPVKVKSEVENGVPNYGTGFAPYFLSLGLFVGALLLSIVYPMRDPAGAPRSGTAWFAGKVAVLAAVGILQALLADAVLIYGLGVEVKSLPLFLLFSIVTSFTFIALVQFLVTTLGDPGRFVAILILILQLTTSAGTFPLELIPDALQPFNLLLPMTYSVSGFKAVISSGDIGFMWENVWILSGFMMVMLAGTWAYFVYKFKKYYNSTSPIEQSPSQG; the protein is encoded by the coding sequence ATGAAAAGTGTAATGTATGAGTGGAAGCAACTGCTCACAAATAAAAAGATATTGATTCCGGTGATAGCCGTACTTTTGATTCCACTGCTATATAGTGGAATGTTTCTATGGGCTTTCTGGGATCCATACGAGAAGCTAGATGAACTTCCGGTAGCGGTGGTCAATATGGATGAAGGCGCCAATTATGAAGGAGAACCATTGACGATAGGGAAAGACCTTCTGGATAATTTGAAAAAAAATGATGGCTTTAAATGGGAGTTTGTGTCAAAGGAGCAAGCTTATCAAGGATTGGACAAACAACATTATTATATGGTGATTGAAATTCCACAGGATTTTTCAAACCGGGCGACAACTTTATTAGATGAGAACCCATCTGCTTTGGAAATGAAATTCGTCCCAAATGAGAGCTACAATTTCCTATCAGCCCAAATTGGATCAACAGCAGTAGAGAAAATAAAGGAAGAAGTAGCTAAAGAGCTCACAAGTACTTATGCAGAAGCCATGTTTGATAACTTGGAAAAGATGGCAGATGGTTATAAACAGGCAGCAGAGGGTACAAGCGAACTAAACAATGGCGTCCATGAATTACAAGATGGTTCTGTTGCTTTGAAAAAAGGATTGGAACAAGCGGCAGAAAAATCGATTGTCTTCCAAAATGGAGTTGGGAAGGTTTATGGTGGGGTAAAAGATGTCCATAGAGGAAATCAGGAGCTTTCAAAAGGTTTGGGTCAATTGCTTGAAGGTCAAAACAAATTATCCTCAGCATCTGAGCAACTCCAAGCAGGAGCAGGAAGCCTTAACGATGGTTTAGCAAAAAGCAATGATGGTATGGCGCAGTTGCAACAAGCTCAACAAGAACTCACCAATGGAGCGGGAAGCTTGGCAGATGGTGCTGCAAAATTAAACGCGGGGACCTCAAAACTTGAAGAGGGGGCTTCAATAGCGCATGAAAAGGCAGAGCAATTGAATCAAGGAATGATTCAATTGAAAAAATCACTTGAACCAATGATAGAGCAGGCAAGCGAAGAACAGAAAGCACAAATAAATGCTTCTTTTGAGCAGTTGATTAATGGCAGTGATGAATTCTCGAAAGGCTTGATGGCTCTTGAACAAGGTGCTTTAGAATTAAATGCTGGCACCTCCTCTTTAGAGCAAAATGGCAGAAAACTTGCAGAAGGCAATAAAAACTTTCAGTCAGGTATGGCAGAATTGGCAAATGGAACGAAACAACTTTCAGAAGGCTCTTCAGAATTACTTAAGGGTCAAATGGAATTCAACCAAGGACTAACACAGTTTGGTGAAAAATTAGGAGACGCAAATGAGGGCAGCAAAAAGCTAGCAGAAGGGTCCGGTCAGCTCTTAGCTGGTATGGAACAGTTAGACGGGGGATCCAAACAATTTCAACAAGGTACAAAAGAGCTTGCAGAAGGTTCAAATAAAATCTCCTCCGGACTGTCTGAAGTCGGTAAAGGAACAGAAGAACTAGAGGGTAAATTAAAAGATGCATCGGAAAAAACTGGTTCCATAAAAGGGACAGACAAAACCTACAACATGATTTCTGAGCCAGTAAAGGTTAAGTCAGAAGTGGAAAATGGAGTTCCTAATTATGGAACCGGGTTTGCACCTTACTTTTTATCATTAGGCTTGTTTGTTGGAGCATTATTACTATCCATCGTGTATCCGATGCGCGATCCAGCTGGTGCTCCTCGCTCAGGGACTGCTTGGTTCGCAGGTAAAGTGGCAGTTCTCGCAGCCGTAGGGATATTGCAAGCCTTACTAGCTGATGCCGTGTTGATTTATGGATTAGGAGTAGAAGTGAAAAGTTTACCTTTATTTCTCTTATTTAGCATTGTCACTTCCTTCACCTTTATTGCACTGGTTCAATTTCTTGTAACAACACTTGGAGATCCAGGACGCTTTGTCGCCATCCTTATTTTAATACTCCAGTTGACAACAAGTGCGGGAACTTTCCCGTTAGAACTTATTCCAGATGCATTACAGCCGTTCAACCTGCTTTTACCGATGACGTATTCGGTGTCTGGTTTTAAAGCGGTCATATCAAGCGGTGATATAGGGTTCATGTGGGAAAACGTCTGGATACTAAGCGGATTTATGATGGTGATGCTTGCCGGAACTTGGGCATATTTTGTGTACAAGTTTAAAAAATATTACAATAGTACGAGCCCGATAGAACAATCACCTTCACAAGGTTAG
- a CDS encoding LacI family DNA-binding transcriptional regulator — translation MATIEDVAKLAGLSRTTVSRVINNHPYVSEKKRVLVSNAMSELGYVPNSSARSLRSQKTSMIALLIPRVMNPFFSELIERMEMAAAENGYQLIICQTKYSKKKELDYLNLLKTRQVDGIILSSIQNDWNVIEPFLEYGPIVLCNEFEEEAEVPSVRLDQTYGGYISTKHLLELGHRRIAYCTGGYKSNVAKCREAGFKKALAEFKVEYQEEFSFRDAFTIDDGRRVFQEILELGEKPSAIFTGGDEVAAGIISEAKRSGWKIPEDLAVVGFDNQAITELVEPTITTVYQPIDEMARKAFQIMMEKVRSKRYRHKEIYEYDLELIVRESTVKQGVYV, via the coding sequence GTGGCAACAATAGAAGATGTAGCAAAACTGGCAGGGTTATCGAGGACCACTGTTTCCCGTGTCATAAATAACCACCCGTATGTGTCGGAAAAGAAACGTGTACTTGTATCAAATGCAATGAGTGAACTAGGATATGTTCCAAATTCTTCAGCAAGAAGTCTAAGAAGTCAGAAAACCTCTATGATTGCTTTACTGATTCCACGTGTCATGAACCCGTTTTTCAGTGAACTGATTGAACGGATGGAAATGGCGGCAGCTGAAAATGGATACCAACTGATCATCTGTCAGACGAAGTATTCCAAGAAAAAGGAACTGGACTATTTGAACTTGTTGAAAACCAGACAGGTAGACGGAATTATCCTTTCTTCCATACAGAATGACTGGAATGTAATAGAACCGTTTTTAGAATATGGCCCAATCGTTTTGTGCAATGAGTTTGAAGAAGAAGCAGAAGTACCATCTGTCAGGCTTGATCAGACGTATGGCGGATACATATCCACCAAGCATTTACTGGAGCTTGGCCATCGTAGAATTGCTTATTGTACTGGTGGCTACAAAAGTAATGTAGCCAAATGTAGAGAGGCAGGCTTTAAAAAAGCGCTGGCAGAATTCAAGGTGGAATACCAAGAGGAGTTTTCCTTTCGAGATGCTTTTACCATTGATGATGGAAGAAGGGTTTTTCAAGAAATTTTGGAGCTGGGGGAGAAACCTAGTGCCATTTTCACCGGTGGCGATGAAGTAGCGGCCGGCATCATTTCAGAGGCTAAACGCTCTGGCTGGAAGATTCCAGAAGATCTTGCGGTGGTAGGATTTGATAATCAAGCGATTACGGAACTAGTCGAACCGACCATCACTACGGTTTATCAACCGATTGATGAGATGGCGCGCAAAGCATTCCAGATCATGATGGAAAAGGTCCGCTCCAAACGTTATCGCCACAAGGAAATCTATGAATATGATCTCGAGCTCATTGTTCGGGAATCAACGGTCAAACAAGGGGTTTACGTATAG
- the yhfH gene encoding protein YhfH yields MLIKSTEFFKTLPPKKCVECKKTMDEQHECYGNHCDECMSSQLK; encoded by the coding sequence ATGTTGATTAAAAGTACAGAATTTTTCAAAACCTTACCACCTAAAAAATGCGTAGAATGCAAAAAAACAATGGATGAGCAACACGAGTGTTACGGCAACCATTGTGATGAGTGTATGTCCAGTCAATTAAAATAA
- a CDS encoding MBL fold metallo-hydrolase produces the protein MKLTVVGFWGGYPAVNSATSGYLVEHEGFKLLIDCGSGVLAQLQNYIEVTELDAVILSHYHHDHVADIGPLQFARLISFYMGKSVTQLPIYGHQEDMQGFSTLDHKEYTKGMAYDPSKQLEVGPFKIEFLKTTHPVPCYAMKVSTDEGSFVYTADTSYQESFIPFTKGTDLLICECNLYAHQDGKAAGHMNSHDAAKVAQGADVPQLLLTHLPHFGEVEQLVEEAASIYKGKIGLAHKGFSWESRKK, from the coding sequence ATGAAGCTCACTGTGGTAGGGTTTTGGGGAGGATATCCAGCTGTTAATAGTGCGACATCTGGGTATTTGGTCGAGCATGAAGGTTTTAAATTATTGATTGATTGTGGAAGTGGTGTATTAGCACAGCTTCAGAATTACATAGAGGTAACAGAGCTTGATGCCGTTATTTTATCACATTACCATCATGATCATGTTGCGGACATTGGGCCATTGCAATTTGCTAGGCTGATTTCGTTTTATATGGGTAAATCAGTGACGCAGCTTCCTATCTACGGACATCAGGAGGACATGCAAGGGTTTTCTACACTTGATCATAAAGAATATACAAAAGGAATGGCATATGATCCCTCTAAACAGTTAGAGGTTGGGCCATTCAAAATAGAATTCCTGAAAACAACACATCCTGTACCGTGTTATGCCATGAAGGTATCCACAGATGAAGGTTCGTTTGTGTACACGGCAGATACAAGCTATCAGGAATCATTCATCCCTTTTACCAAAGGGACAGACTTATTAATTTGTGAGTGTAACCTGTACGCGCACCAAGATGGCAAGGCTGCAGGCCATATGAACAGCCATGATGCGGCAAAGGTTGCTCAAGGTGCAGATGTTCCTCAACTATTGCTCACACATCTACCGCATTTTGGAGAGGTGGAGCAGTTGGTCGAAGAGGCAGCAAGCATTTATAAAGGAAAAATCGGTTTGGCACATAAAGGATTTAGTTGGGAGAGTAGGAAGAAATGA
- a CDS encoding lipoate--protein ligase, producing the protein MLFIDNNGITDPRINLAIEEYALKNLDIEDTYLLFYINEPSIIIGKNQNSVEEINTKYVEDNGIHVVRRLSGGGAVYHDHGNLNFSFITKDDGESFHNFKKFTAPVVEALKSLGVEAEMSGRNDILAEGRKISGNAQFSTRGRMFSHGTLLFDSEIEHVVSALNVKKDKIESKGIKSIRSRVANIKEFLNEDISIEQFRQLLLEAIFKSKDIPKYELTEEDWKNIHELSMERYQNWDWNYGKSPKFNLQHSHRFPVGQIDVRLDVTKGKIENCKIYGDFFGVGDVSEVENLLSGVKYEKAGISQALEGIDVKHYFGNITRDELIDLIY; encoded by the coding sequence ATGCTTTTTATAGATAATAACGGAATTACGGATCCAAGAATCAACTTGGCGATAGAAGAATATGCCCTTAAAAATCTTGATATTGAAGATACTTATTTGCTTTTTTACATCAATGAGCCTTCCATCATCATTGGGAAGAACCAGAACAGTGTAGAAGAAATCAACACAAAGTATGTCGAGGACAATGGCATACATGTGGTACGCAGATTATCTGGTGGTGGAGCGGTCTATCATGATCATGGAAATCTGAATTTCAGTTTCATCACAAAAGATGACGGAGAGAGCTTCCATAACTTCAAAAAGTTCACTGCCCCTGTAGTAGAAGCGTTAAAAAGTCTTGGAGTTGAAGCTGAAATGAGCGGGCGTAATGATATCCTTGCCGAAGGTCGCAAGATTTCCGGAAACGCTCAATTTTCTACAAGGGGCCGCATGTTCAGTCACGGTACTTTGTTGTTTGATTCTGAGATTGAACATGTCGTTTCCGCGTTGAATGTGAAGAAGGATAAAATAGAGTCCAAAGGGATTAAATCAATTCGCAGCCGTGTGGCAAATATAAAAGAATTCCTAAACGAAGACATTTCCATTGAACAGTTCCGTCAGCTTTTATTGGAGGCAATCTTTAAGTCTAAAGATATCCCTAAGTACGAACTAACAGAAGAGGATTGGAAGAACATTCACGAGCTCTCCATGGAACGTTACCAAAACTGGGATTGGAATTACGGAAAGTCACCGAAGTTCAACCTTCAGCATTCTCATCGCTTTCCAGTGGGTCAGATTGATGTGCGCCTGGACGTAACAAAAGGAAAAATAGAAAACTGCAAGATTTATGGAGATTTCTTTGGTGTTGGAGATGTGTCAGAAGTGGAAAACCTTTTATCAGGTGTGAAGTATGAGAAAGCAGGAATTTCACAGGCTCTAGAGGGAATAGATGTAAAACATTATTTTGGAAATATTACCAGAGATGAATTAATTGATTTGATATATTAA
- a CDS encoding enoyl-CoA hydratase-related protein, with translation MSYIVVEVKDHVATVTLNRPDAMNAFNYDMLVELGYVTEELRTNADVRVVVITAAGEKAFSVGADLKERRGLTEQQVRRNVYKIGDVFNRIADLPQPTIAAINGYAFGGGMELLLACDFRVTGKDVKMGLTETSLAIIPGAGGTQRLPRIIGEAKAMELILTARRFSGEEAYSFGLITRLVDEASNALDGAMELAQEMLKNGPVAVQQAKFAIRQGMGVDMQTGLQMERKAYEVIIPTEDRVEALVAFGEKRAPEFKGK, from the coding sequence TTGAGTTATATTGTAGTAGAGGTAAAAGACCATGTAGCAACCGTAACGCTCAATCGCCCTGATGCGATGAACGCGTTTAATTATGATATGTTAGTAGAATTGGGATATGTAACAGAGGAACTCCGCACAAATGCGGACGTGCGTGTCGTAGTGATAACGGCAGCAGGGGAAAAGGCATTCAGTGTTGGAGCGGACCTCAAGGAAAGAAGGGGTCTTACTGAGCAGCAAGTAAGGCGTAATGTCTACAAAATTGGAGATGTGTTCAACCGCATTGCCGACTTGCCGCAGCCGACAATCGCAGCCATTAATGGATATGCATTTGGTGGCGGGATGGAGCTCCTTCTTGCTTGTGATTTCCGTGTGACGGGCAAGGATGTCAAGATGGGACTGACAGAAACAAGCTTGGCTATTATTCCAGGTGCTGGTGGCACCCAGCGTCTGCCACGCATTATAGGAGAAGCGAAGGCGATGGAGCTTATCTTGACTGCTCGCCGTTTTTCTGGGGAAGAGGCTTATAGTTTTGGCTTGATTACAAGATTAGTGGATGAAGCCTCAAATGCGCTTGATGGAGCTATGGAGCTTGCACAGGAAATGTTGAAGAATGGACCGGTTGCTGTGCAGCAGGCAAAGTTTGCTATTCGCCAGGGAATGGGAGTGGATATGCAGACAGGCTTGCAAATGGAGCGAAAAGCATATGAAGTGATCATCCCGACGGAAGATCGCGTAGAGGCACTTGTTGCGTTTGGTGAAAAGCGGGCTCCTGAGTTTAAGGGGAAATAA
- a CDS encoding AzlC family ABC transporter permease, whose amino-acid sequence MATTIAARKTSSFRNGLQAGVSIAIGYIPIAITFGLLAKSAGLTLSETVLMSLLVFAGAAQYMSLNMIVLGSGVFEIVMTTFILNIRHFLMSASLNEKVEEKSLWKKSLFSFGITDETFSVAATKEGSIQTGYMFGVILIAYSSWVVSSGIGHVIGSSLPASLQESMAVALYAMFVGLLMPSLKKHRKVVVLAGSAAILNSVFSLVVGIAAGWSIVLATITSAVGIEVLFNKWSKEENRNE is encoded by the coding sequence GTGGCAACAACCATCGCAGCTAGAAAAACCTCTTCTTTTCGAAACGGGTTGCAAGCTGGAGTCAGCATCGCAATCGGCTACATACCAATCGCCATTACGTTCGGACTTTTGGCAAAATCTGCGGGCTTAACGCTCTCTGAGACTGTGCTGATGAGCTTGCTCGTATTTGCCGGAGCTGCACAATATATGTCTCTTAATATGATTGTGCTTGGATCGGGAGTATTTGAAATCGTCATGACCACTTTTATTCTGAACATCCGTCACTTCTTGATGAGCGCTTCCTTGAATGAGAAGGTGGAAGAAAAGAGCCTTTGGAAAAAATCACTATTCTCTTTTGGGATAACAGATGAAACGTTTTCCGTCGCCGCAACCAAAGAGGGATCCATCCAAACAGGATATATGTTCGGGGTCATCCTGATCGCCTATTCTAGTTGGGTGGTCAGCTCCGGAATAGGTCATGTAATTGGAAGCAGTCTGCCTGCATCCCTTCAGGAAAGTATGGCTGTTGCACTTTATGCCATGTTTGTTGGTTTATTGATGCCTTCTTTGAAAAAGCACCGGAAAGTGGTTGTTCTCGCTGGGAGTGCAGCTATCCTAAATTCGGTATTTTCCCTTGTAGTGGGTATTGCAGCAGGATGGTCTATCGTACTTGCAACCATCACAAGTGCTGTTGGGATTGAGGTTTTATTTAACAAATGGTCGAAGGAGGAGAATAGAAATGAATAG
- a CDS encoding AzlD domain-containing protein — translation MNSTILIMIVGMAVVTYVPRLIPFVMFQGKELPPFVQAVLKNVPYATLGALIVPGIFLINEDIMFGVIGAVVAFIVAYLGANVILVVISSIAALSVYSWLVG, via the coding sequence ATGAATAGCACCATTCTCATCATGATTGTCGGTATGGCTGTTGTTACCTATGTTCCAAGGCTCATTCCTTTTGTCATGTTCCAAGGCAAGGAACTGCCGCCCTTCGTACAGGCCGTATTAAAAAACGTACCTTATGCAACACTGGGGGCACTTATTGTACCAGGGATTTTCCTTATCAATGAAGATATCATGTTTGGAGTTATCGGCGCAGTCGTGGCATTTATTGTCGCTTATCTAGGGGCAAACGTTATTCTGGTTGTCATTAGTTCTATAGCCGCCCTTAGTGTATATTCCTGGCTGGTTGGCTAG
- a CDS encoding M48 family metallopeptidase, whose amino-acid sequence MKKIVPIMLLGYFLYALAVTFYIWVGADTSLPAELVGTKADPNTFLSDKELILADEYSKIRNTIYFLTLPVEWIFYFLLLVLGGARTIQTWAERITSYKTLQTGIYLFWLTLFSTVIHFPLSYLRYSLSRDYGITVQSYSGWMRDQVVGFWEGLFIMWIVVLVLYILIRKFQKWWWAIAWGCFIPFVFFMMYIQPVVIDPLYNDFTELQDKVLEEKILDLAAVSDIPADRVYEVNMAQKTNSINAYVTGIGGNSRIVLWDTLLTRLQDEEILFIMAHEMGHYVMNHIVIGISGYIVFSFFAFYLIHWLANKVIDRYGRRLKVYSLSQLASLPLLLLLVSLLLFLASPITNAVSRHQEHKADVYAIELTGEPEPAIVAFQEITRSSLSEVNPPALVKFFRYTHPPMVDRIAYLERYVNEE is encoded by the coding sequence GTGAAGAAAATAGTGCCTATTATGTTGTTAGGTTATTTTCTCTATGCTTTAGCGGTGACGTTTTACATATGGGTGGGTGCAGATACTTCGCTTCCGGCTGAACTAGTCGGAACAAAAGCGGATCCCAATACTTTTCTCAGTGACAAGGAGTTGATATTGGCTGATGAGTATTCCAAGATACGCAATACCATCTACTTCCTGACGCTTCCTGTGGAATGGATTTTCTATTTCCTTCTCCTTGTTTTAGGTGGGGCAAGGACCATTCAAACATGGGCAGAGAGAATAACTAGCTATAAAACGCTGCAGACAGGTATTTATCTTTTTTGGCTGACCCTATTTAGCACGGTCATTCACTTTCCATTAAGCTACCTTCGTTATTCTCTATCTAGAGATTATGGTATCACTGTTCAATCCTATTCAGGATGGATGCGTGACCAGGTTGTCGGTTTCTGGGAAGGCCTCTTCATCATGTGGATAGTGGTCCTGGTCCTTTATATACTCATCCGTAAATTCCAGAAGTGGTGGTGGGCGATTGCCTGGGGTTGTTTTATTCCGTTCGTATTTTTCATGATGTATATCCAACCGGTTGTCATTGACCCACTTTATAATGATTTCACCGAACTGCAAGATAAGGTGTTAGAAGAAAAAATCTTGGACCTGGCGGCTGTTTCGGATATTCCGGCAGACCGGGTGTATGAAGTGAATATGGCCCAGAAAACAAACAGCATCAATGCCTACGTTACCGGGATTGGAGGAAACTCCCGTATCGTACTGTGGGATACGCTCCTTACTCGTCTTCAGGATGAGGAGATTCTGTTCATCATGGCACATGAAATGGGACACTATGTGATGAATCATATTGTAATCGGAATTAGTGGGTACATCGTATTTTCATTCTTCGCTTTTTATCTGATTCATTGGTTGGCAAATAAGGTTATAGACAGATATGGGCGGAGGTTGAAGGTCTACAGCTTAAGCCAACTTGCTTCGCTTCCGTTATTATTATTGCTGGTGTCACTGCTTCTTTTTCTAGCAAGCCCAATAACGAATGCAGTATCGCGCCATCAGGAACACAAAGCAGACGTCTATGCCATAGAGCTGACTGGGGAACCAGAGCCGGCCATTGTAGCTTTCCAGGAAATCACGAGATCAAGTTTAAGTGAAGTTAACCCTCCAGCTTTAGTGAAATTTTTTCGATATACACATCCACCAATGGTTGATAGGATCGCCTATTTGGAACGGTATGTTAATGAGGAGTGA
- the aceB gene encoding malate synthase A — protein MNTGTTGINVTGETKSGYETVLTQGALSFLEKLHHSFNGRRKELLAARKERQLRIDQGERLNFLESTKAVRTGDWQVNEIPADLQDRRVEITGPVDRKMIIHALNSGAKVFMADFEDASSPTWNNMIEGQINLRDANQRKIDFTAPNGKEYKLNNEIATLLVRPRGWHLDEKHIEINNQPVSGSLFDFGLYFFHNAKVLLENGSAPYFYLPKLESHQEARLWNDVFVFAQKELGIERGTIKATVLIETITAAFEMEEILYELKEHAAGLNCGRWDYIFSFIKKFRNDPSFLLPDRSQVTMAVPFMRAYTQLVIQTCHKRGAFAIGGMAAQIPVKNDEEANKQAFAKVREDKLREVKDGHDGTWVAHPALVPVALEVFNEHMDGQNQVHRKREDVIADPLVLVQIPEGTITEEGLRKNIHVGVEYIAAWLNGNGAVPIFHLMEDAATAEISRSQVWQWIRHPQAALEDGTQITLELIKQLVQEEKRAILDKVGPTRYSQGKLDQAATLFENLIKDDEFAEFLTLAAYNLLED, from the coding sequence GTGAATACTGGTACAACAGGCATTAACGTAACAGGTGAAACTAAAAGTGGCTATGAAACTGTACTAACACAGGGGGCCCTATCCTTCCTTGAGAAGCTGCACCACTCATTCAATGGTCGCCGAAAAGAATTACTAGCAGCGAGGAAAGAAAGGCAATTAAGAATCGACCAGGGAGAAAGGTTAAACTTTCTGGAGAGCACGAAAGCTGTTCGTACAGGTGACTGGCAAGTAAATGAAATCCCAGCAGACCTTCAAGACAGAAGAGTGGAAATAACGGGACCGGTTGACCGCAAGATGATCATTCATGCACTCAACTCCGGAGCAAAGGTGTTTATGGCAGATTTTGAGGATGCCTCTTCCCCAACTTGGAACAACATGATAGAAGGGCAAATTAACCTACGGGATGCCAACCAACGGAAAATAGACTTCACGGCTCCAAATGGAAAGGAATATAAACTGAACAATGAAATCGCAACACTCCTTGTAAGACCAAGAGGATGGCATCTGGACGAAAAGCATATTGAAATAAACAATCAGCCAGTTTCAGGAAGCCTTTTTGATTTTGGACTATATTTTTTCCATAATGCCAAAGTGCTCCTTGAAAATGGAAGCGCTCCATATTTCTACCTTCCGAAGCTTGAAAGTCATCAAGAGGCAAGACTGTGGAATGATGTGTTTGTTTTCGCACAAAAGGAGCTGGGAATCGAACGAGGGACGATTAAAGCGACCGTTTTAATTGAAACAATTACGGCAGCATTTGAAATGGAAGAAATATTGTATGAGCTGAAGGAGCATGCAGCAGGGCTCAATTGTGGAAGATGGGATTATATTTTCAGCTTTATCAAGAAGTTCAGAAACGATCCATCCTTCCTTTTACCGGATAGAAGTCAAGTCACGATGGCAGTACCATTCATGAGAGCCTACACACAATTGGTGATACAGACTTGCCATAAGCGTGGCGCCTTTGCAATCGGCGGCATGGCTGCACAAATACCTGTAAAAAATGACGAAGAAGCTAACAAGCAAGCATTTGCGAAAGTTAGGGAAGATAAGCTTCGGGAAGTGAAAGATGGACATGATGGAACGTGGGTGGCCCATCCGGCATTGGTTCCCGTAGCACTTGAAGTATTCAATGAGCATATGGATGGGCAGAATCAGGTTCATCGAAAAAGGGAGGATGTCATTGCTGACCCACTAGTACTTGTGCAAATTCCAGAAGGCACGATAACGGAAGAGGGTTTGCGCAAAAACATTCATGTCGGGGTGGAGTATATTGCCGCATGGTTGAATGGAAATGGTGCTGTACCAATCTTTCACCTAATGGAGGACGCGGCAACAGCGGAAATATCACGATCCCAAGTATGGCAATGGATAAGACATCCTCAAGCAGCACTAGAAGACGGGACACAAATCACCTTAGAGTTGATCAAACAATTGGTTCAGGAAGAAAAGAGGGCCATTCTTGATAAAGTTGGCCCAACACGCTACTCACAGGGTAAATTAGATCAGGCTGCAACACTATTCGAAAACCTGATCAAAGATGATGAATTTGCCGAATTTTTGACACTTGCGGCTTACAATTTATTGGAAGATTAA